In one window of Oceanococcus sp. HetDA_MAG_MS8 DNA:
- a CDS encoding peptidylprolyl isomerase: MRKLSFLIPLAFALTCSSCSRLESWLPGGGVPEGHVAVVNGDAVPEELFAGHLQYKNLKPRTERQRQRMLDDYLQREALTRIISSQKDFDAAAVQAELDDLRREVIISRYFERHLNSVVDDQAIRSYFDNHPEEFAQRKVRVAHVLVRLNRTMNEQERQARLTTAREAHALLRRGDEFAEVAAAYSEDAVSVKNGGDLGWLREGAISPTFSQMAFSLQPGEISEPFETTFGYHVIKVLEAPSVIRQPFAAVKGNIRHQLRAQAKEQEIARLLGQIEIVKADVDAEAAQ, translated from the coding sequence ATGCGCAAGTTATCTTTTCTAATTCCCTTGGCCTTCGCGTTGACATGCAGTAGCTGCAGCCGTTTGGAGTCCTGGCTTCCCGGTGGGGGTGTCCCGGAGGGGCATGTGGCGGTGGTCAATGGGGACGCTGTGCCGGAAGAACTCTTCGCGGGACATCTGCAGTACAAGAACCTCAAGCCGCGCACCGAGCGGCAACGGCAGCGAATGCTCGATGACTACCTTCAGCGGGAGGCCCTGACCCGCATTATCAGCAGTCAGAAGGACTTTGATGCGGCAGCGGTTCAGGCTGAGTTGGATGATCTGCGACGCGAAGTGATCATCAGTCGCTACTTCGAACGGCATCTGAACTCCGTCGTTGATGACCAGGCGATACGCAGCTATTTCGACAACCACCCCGAAGAGTTTGCGCAACGCAAGGTGCGCGTTGCGCATGTTCTGGTTCGGCTCAATCGCACGATGAACGAGCAGGAACGGCAGGCTCGGCTGACAACCGCGCGTGAAGCACACGCACTTCTGCGCCGTGGAGACGAATTTGCCGAAGTCGCAGCCGCTTATTCCGAGGATGCGGTCTCAGTTAAAAATGGTGGCGATCTCGGTTGGCTGCGCGAAGGGGCCATCAGTCCAACGTTTTCGCAGATGGCATTCAGTCTGCAGCCCGGTGAAATCAGCGAGCCCTTTGAAACCACCTTTGGCTACCACGTCATCAAGGTTCTGGAGGCGCCGTCGGTCATCCGTCAGCCCTTCGCCGCTGTCAAGGGGAACATCCGTCATCAGCTGCGGGCTCAAGCAAAGGAGCAGGAAATCGCGCGCTTATTGGGCCAGATCGAGATTGTCAAAGCCGATGTTGATGCTGAGGCCGCGCAATGA
- a CDS encoding peptidyl-prolyl cis-trans isomerase, with product MTGLGMIAAAMLLAACSDPEPAAQTAAAKPPEDALAMVNGKAVTEADVEYEVNRMLGQTAPLVADDSVQRRVLESLVAGRAIADRRLQELDKRSLRRIDQQVEAYRVQLLVEDYLREHAVIAPVTANEVRAYYQAHPKSFGQEQVKVYEYLRLHSGLSDADRASALQRLAVAGAQADWSDYAQGHTQWLEHGRGRSDGPQLEPALASALRKLGADAVSGVVMVDGRAHRLRVTAVQELPATPLEEVRDEIRRILAAQRMRESVKVLSSEVLMQARVIYREAVQP from the coding sequence ATGACAGGCCTGGGAATGATTGCAGCGGCCATGCTGCTCGCAGCCTGCAGCGATCCGGAACCGGCTGCACAGACTGCGGCAGCTAAACCTCCTGAGGATGCTCTCGCGATGGTTAACGGAAAAGCGGTGACTGAGGCGGACGTCGAATATGAAGTGAATCGGATGCTGGGCCAGACCGCTCCGTTGGTCGCAGATGACAGCGTACAACGCCGGGTGCTCGAGTCGCTGGTTGCCGGTAGAGCCATTGCCGACCGCCGGTTACAAGAGCTTGACAAGCGATCATTGCGACGCATTGACCAACAAGTGGAAGCCTACCGCGTACAACTGCTGGTTGAGGATTACCTGCGGGAACATGCGGTTATCGCCCCGGTGACGGCGAATGAGGTAAGAGCGTATTACCAGGCCCATCCGAAGAGTTTCGGCCAGGAACAGGTCAAGGTATACGAGTACCTGCGCTTGCATTCGGGCCTAAGTGACGCGGATCGTGCGTCTGCGCTGCAGCGGCTGGCTGTAGCCGGCGCGCAGGCCGACTGGTCGGACTATGCGCAAGGCCATACACAGTGGCTGGAGCATGGTCGCGGCCGTAGTGATGGGCCGCAGTTGGAGCCGGCTTTGGCGAGCGCACTGCGTAAGCTGGGGGCAGATGCTGTCAGCGGCGTTGTGATGGTGGATGGGCGCGCACATCGTTTGCGCGTGACGGCCGTACAAGAACTGCCGGCGACTCCGCTGGAGGAGGTCCGTGACGAGATTCGCCGCATTCTTGCCGCGCAAAGGATGCGGGAGTCCGTCAAAGTCTTGTCCTCAGAGGTGCTTATGCAGGCCCGGGTGATTTACCGGGAGGCTGTACAGCCGTGA